One Anopheles marshallii chromosome 3, idAnoMarsDA_429_01, whole genome shotgun sequence genomic region harbors:
- the LOC128714481 gene encoding intraflagellar transport protein 80 homolog, with amino-acid sequence MKFKTYISKDSKLKDTIAALGWSNNEDVYSCGEDQQVYKWSSTNREMVQVAKLPDGFVTTDLHWLIGKGTGLGTPGANAPGGSKGGESLLIAGADGRFVILNKSARIERNVSAHTGPIVTARWSPDGAGLLTAGEDGIIKIWSRSGMLRSTVVQNEGQIRCARWSPNATAIVYCQGPFVAVKPLAANSKLTKWRAHDGLVLCLSWSNNTNVIGTGGEDCRYKIWDTLGTNVYTSVADDYAITSVDFCPDGELLAIGGFNMLKLCHYTGWSHSIVRFNQQVSGSLFNIVWSADSTQIASSTSTGSLLFGHIIERELRNRNLKAITTGRKTIQLQDIVARTSDTLDFSERIIKWELGYGHLVVATIHQVHIFNEHYINTPIIIDGRSDIRIIMLGKKHFILVDYNSIWIYTYTGRLHLNPRFPGSQAQIPHLNGRCISLGMDCLAIRDHSDQTIVHVFDLLPGATRQEEPYSIHSKSPIVEVAVCRYGIPDDQYLVFIDANQDLYITNVHSGPEYVMHKIGTQVTTTMWSSDTNILVGLHDLSYSVWYCPGEACGDPTLIALTTFTYDTSEFGKNITLENFEGANITFRSSGAIFTISVKTYCVILHKLFTENHWDRALKLCRLAQNHLLWATLAAMASKRNQLEISEEAFSASLQIDKVNYLNYIKSLPLSSPEHMAENSIMNGRIQEAEIILMHNKRIPEAVRFCLRMHRWNKALEVALKHGIDMELVLEERRKYLRALEREENDAQFLALDERLE; translated from the exons ATGAAGTTCAAGACGTACATTTCTAAAGATTCTAAGCTGAAAGACACTATTGCTGCTCTGGGCTGGAGCAACAATGAAGACGTATACAGTTGTGGCGAAGATCAACAGGTGTACAAGTGGAGCTCTACTAATCGGGAAATGGTCCAAGTGGCTAAACTTCCCGATGGATTCGTAACAACAGATTTGCATTGGCTCATTGGTAAAGGTACAGGATTGGGTACACCGGGAGCAAATGCACCCGGTGGCAGCAAAGGAGGCGAATCCTTGCTAATAGCCGGTGCGGATGGTCGGTTTGTAATATTGAATAAAAGTGCACGCATCGAACGCAATGTATCGGCACATACTGGGCCGATTGTGACTGCTCGCTGGAGCCCTGACGGTGCCGGTTTGCTCACAGCCGGTGAGGATGGTATCATCAAAATTTGGTCTCGCTCAGGAATGCTACGGTCTACAGTTGTGCAAAACGAAGGCCAAATCCGATGTGCTAGATGGTCTCCCAATGCTACGGCTATCGTGTATTGCCAAGGACCGTTTGTGGCAGTCAAACCGCTGGCTGCCAACAGTAAGCTAACGAAATGGAGAGCACACGATGGGTTGGTCCTGTGTCTGTCGTGGTCCAACAACACGAATGTGATCGGAACTGGTGGCGAGGACTGTCGTTATAAGATATGGGACACTTTAGGGACGAATGTATATACGAGTGTCGCCGATGATTATGCCATCACATCGGTTGATTTCTGCCCCGATGGGGAACTGCTAGCGATCGGAGGATTCAACATGCTGAAGCTGTGCCATTATACCGGG TGGAGTCACAGTATCGTAAGATTTAATCAGCAAGTGAGTGGATCGCTTTTCAACATAGTGTGGTCCGCAGATAGCACTCAAATTGCGTCCTCTACTAGCACCGGGTCTTTGCTGTTCGGGCACATTATCGAACGTGAGCTAAGAAATCGAAACCTGAAAGCAATCACCACTGGGCGAAAAACGATCCAATTGCAAGACATTGTGGCACGCACTAGTGACACGTTGGATTTCTCTGAGAGGATTATCAAATGGGAACTAGGATACGGCCATTTAGTGGTAGCTACGATTCATCAAGTGCACATTTTCAACGAACATTACATAAATACCCCGATCATCATAGATGGTCGCAGTGATATTCGCATTATCATGCTTGGAAAGAA ACATTTCATCTTAGTTGATTACAACTCCATATGGATTTACACGTACACCGGACGGTTACATTTGAATCCACGCTTTCCTGGATCTCAGGCGCAAATACCTCACCTGAATGGACGATGCATATCACTAGGAATGGATTGCTTGGCCATACGCGACCATTCCGATCAAACCATCGTGCATGTGTTCGATCTGCTGCCTGGTGCCACACGGCAGGAAGAACCATACAGCATCCACAGCAAATCCCCCATAGTAGAGGTTGCTGTGTGCCGATATGGTATTCCGGATGATCAGTATCTTGTGTTTATTGATGCCAATCAAGATTTGTACATTACAAACGTCCACAGTGGACCGGAATATGTAATGCACAAAATTGGAACCCAAGTTACAACAACGATGTGGTCATCTGATACGAACATTTTAGTAGGACTGCATGACCTCAGCTACAGTGTTTGGTATTGTCCTGGGGAAGCCTGCGGGGATCCGACGTTAATTGCGTTGACCACATTTACATACGACACCAGCGAGTTCGGTAAAAACATAACTCTAGAGAATTTTGAAGGAGCGAACATAACGTTTCGTAGCTCGGGTGCGATTTTCACTATATCGGTAAAAACCTACTGCGTAATTCTTCACAAACTGTTCACAGAGAACCATTGGGATCGAGCTCTGAAGCTATGTCGCCTAGCACAGAACCATCTGTTATGGGCCACGCTGGCAGCAATGGCCTCGAAGCGAAATCAGTTGGAAATAAGCGAGGAAGCATTTTCCGCATCTTTGCAAATTGATAAGGTAAACTATTTAAACTATATTAAATCGCTGCCTCTGTCAAGCCCTGAACACATGGCAGAAAACTCGATCATGAATGGTCGCATCCAAGAGGCTGAAATCATTCTCATGCACAACAAGCGCATTCCGGAAGCAGTTCGATTTTGTCTACGGATGCATCGATGGAACAAAGCACTAGAAGTGGCACTTAAGCATGGTATTGATATGGAGTTGGTACTGGAGGAACGCAGAAAATACTTGCGGGCACTGGAACGGGAAGAAAACGATGCACAATTCTTAGCTTTGGACGAACGTCTCGAATAG
- the LOC128711443 gene encoding reticulocalbin-2, which produces MDRVMWLSALLILLIAVCVQCAATHKHTHTHTATKERTEDGAYAPRDAHHMEGGEHFAEFDHEAILGSVKEAEEFDNLSPEESKKRLAVLVVKMDQNSDGYVDRHELKAWILRSFKSLAEEEASERFEDVDLNNDESVTWEEYLQETYGMDSEDEEGVRLPFEEPRNEEERKLIQDDKEMFEAADTNQDGKLDSTEFVQFISPEEFPQMLPIILQQTLRDKDANNDGRIDFQEFVGDNAKDHDKEWLIVEMDKFKEDFDKNNDGFLSGNEILSWVVPSNDEVASDEVAHLFASSDDDHDDRLSHQEIIDKYDIFVGSEATDYGDHLQNIHHFDDEL; this is translated from the exons ATGGATCGCGTTATGTGGCTATCGGCTCTCTTGATTCTACTAATAGCCGTATGCGTTCAGTGTGCAGCTACGCataaacacacgcatacacacacggcAACCAAGGAACGCACCGAAGACGGAGCGTACGCACCTCGAGATGCGCATCATATGGAAGGTGGGGAACACTTTGCCGAGTTCGATCATGAAGCGATCCTCGGAAGTGTGAAGGAAGCGGAAGAGTTTGATAATCTGTCACCAGAAGAGTCGAAGAAACGGCTCGCGGTGTTGGTGGTCAAAATGGATCAAAACTCGGACGGTTATGTCGATCGGCACGAGCTCAAAGCATGGATTCTACGGTCTTTCAAGAGCCTCGCGGAAGAAGAGGCGTCGGAGCGATTTGAAGACGTTGATTTGAATAACGATGAATCGGTTACGTGGGAGGAATATCTTCAGGAAACATATGGCATGGATAGTGAAGATGAGGAAGGCGTTCGTCTTCCATTCGAAGAACCCCGAAACGAGGAGGAACGTAAGCTAATTCAAGACGACAAGGAAATGTTTGAAGCAGCCGATACCAACCAGGACGGAAAGTTGGATTCAACCGAGTTCGTTCAATTCATTTCACCGGAAGAGTTCCCCCAAATGCTACCGATAATTCTGCAACAAACCCTGCGCGATAAGGATGCGAACAACGACGGACGCATCGATTTCCAGGAGTTTGTTGGAGACAATGCAAAGGATCATGACAAGGAATGGTTGATTGTCGAAATGGACAAATTCAAAGAAGACTTTGATAAGAATAACGACGGTTTCCTGAGTGGGAATGAAATCCTTTCATGGGTTGTACCGAGCAATGA TGAGGTGGCAAGCGATGAAGTAGCCCACCTATTTGCTTCCagtgatgatgatcatgacgATCGTTTGTCACATCAGGAGATCATCGATAAATACGACATCTTCGTTGGAAGTGAAGCGACAGATTATGGCGATCATCTCCAAAACATTCATCATTTCGACGATGAACTATAA
- the LOC128713764 gene encoding dedicator of cytokinesis protein 7: MSSAQRAFASKLTKHNSSDIRKNVANYQLLSKSDSSSVCSSSISLCDLVEPIDYEEFLAQHSNLLQKDHLRSILDFPSGDVQVRIVPRKIRTIEHVIPKEPLEELPLYVQHCVDCFTRPWKVVEFSARHHSSSCSTRERKEKGALSPTSYQQEFEIDRDFSNLVSLDESVTSTTLYASESCTPSSRQSIASLSSVSTCTDTLTPRGSWASFDLRSSVNDPLITGVLERVPPESVDQSNESKRQEERQQALFDLYADGEMEESIEKRMPAEMPMEHLGNRIHVKCLHLKLELEVEPIFASMAIYDAKEKKKLSENFYFDMNPESLRRMLVNHVPFADISTQAREAIFDITNPSNELYLVIRLEKVLQGDIKDSVEPYLKEDKDKYKDKAKSNAADYCERLGKYRMPFAWTGIYLTSIFNGDGMEKDDRESIGSASSSNSLDRKSSTSSFDQFRKRASDMGTLTRRGSLERKMEKRRSWSPDDFANSIETFRPITITVASFFKQESDKMKDEELYKFLPELKRPAALMKKHKCIPGSIKVEIAPAPEELKYALTPELAKIDPYPDDHSRPVKEILEFPSTPVLNPHYAYRNLLFVSTKELNFSTRAGSARNIAVRVQLMGGEKQSDALPAIFGRSSCSEYSTEAYSAVNYHNKQPTFYDEIKIELPANLKQNHHILFTLFHVSCQKKPQEVQTTVETPVGYTWLPVLKDGGHLNVGEFNLPVMVEEPPNNYSFIPPDVQLPGTKWLDNHRQVFSVTIDAVTSVHALDDYLDKFIYLCECLDMRKVPPRIGEGNMEKEFKKTLQELQSADQEQLVKNLQVILDKLIELLVTSYKIGGEALSLGQTVFETICQISDKIFFLQPEERYGRQNILSTYIQFQCKIPHPMDPKCKLASLQMPIRRPASAEEMNRSTSNSDLLALTDLNASRTVDRALSMRSDGCSPGSGVKDGLVRLLHEEIALNWVVASGSAAELSMTNSWMLFELIVKSMVEHLELTNALNSPRKSRFPHQYTDDIATLVHLVTTKVVGYNSSDPKLAQSINSSLAFFIFDLLSIMDRGFVYGLIKTYYKVIMTKSSSTPDMIHYKLDFLRIVCSHEHFVALNLPFGTPYTVLSAPCSPTPSITSNNSQNSYISAMTGNDRALYADLSVEFRQQHFLVGLVLQELSNVLDISNTQLHGKAIRCLRNLLTSHDLDPRYSEVDARARVAALYLPLLGIVMDVIPQLHTPVSQSHDRLNTIGQLDDYQGPAASVPATSTISPEVAFAISGIRRYSYVSETPKPKTVLTNDTRNLLACFLWVLKNLEPTTLIKYTMGLSPHRVHQMLQVLNICIPNFEYRGKKQPTSTSKRNTSSFRKTPDMREKLEEFIRGTGSARNDLINRRKDGRNSTEKLRWKKDQIRTQFYDSNIKNEAELEISNFIEGSLATEVCLTILDTLEMIVQVASSSEMHHNLLGTVLKVLLHALSRNQSTLALQNLFASQRSLVFKYHNLLFDEETDNCADLCLLLLKHCGSQLPTVRSQAAASLYLLMRQNFEIGNNFARVKMQVTMSLSSLVGTSSSFSEQSLRRALKTILVYAESDTDLQETSFPEQVQDLLFNLHMILSDTVKMKEYQEDPEMLLDLMNRIAKGYQNSPDLRLTWLENMAKKHTERANHTEAAMCYVHSAALVAEYLSMLESQTHLPVGAVSFKHISPNALMESAVSDDVVSPGEDGICLGNSFTEGGLKLLLDHAASAFQAAGMYEAMNDVYKVLIPICEANRDFRKLAQIHGKLLEAFNRIAQLQGKRVFGTYFRVGFYGAKFGDLDQQEFIYKEPTLTKLPEIFSRLQNFYADRFGPDVVQIIKDSNAVEVASLDPEKAYIQITYVEPYFETYELRYRETYFERNFNIKRFIFATPFTKFGKAHGDLHEQCKRKTILTTANHFPYVKTRIQVVHRHQIVLEPIEVAIEDIQKKTAELAAATNQEPADPKILQMVLQGCIGTTVNQGPMEMALVFLSNIANGNTIPTKHQNKLRLCFKDFSKKCADALKKNRNLILSDQKDYQKELERNYQVFTERLAPLITISPSQAQGLVAVKNDLHNNNRLTCTLRF, from the exons ATGTCGTCTGCACAGCGAGCATTCGCTTCCAAGTTGACCAA ACACAATTCTTCGGATATTCGTAAGAACGTGGCGAACTACCAGCTGCTATCGAAAAGCGACAGCAGCTCTGTATGCTCGTCATCG ATATCATTGTGCGATCTCGTTGAACCGATCGATTATGAGGAGTTTCTGGCTCAACATAGCAACCTCTTGCAGAAAGATCACCTTCGATCGATCCTGGACTTTCCATCCGGAGATGTGCAAGTGAGGATAGTGCCGCGTAAAATACGTACCATCGAACATGTTATTCCGAAGGAACCCTTGGAGGAATTACCCCTGTACGTGCAGCACTGTGTCGACTGCTTCACAAGGCCTTGGAAGGTGGTAGAGTTCTCGGCAAGGCATCACTCCAGCTCGTGTAGCACTCGtgagcgaaaggaaaagggTGCGCTAAGTCCCACATCGTACCAGCAAGAATTTGAAATAGACCGAGATTTCAGCAATTTGGTATCGTTGGATGAATCGGTCACCTCCACTACTTTGTACGCCAGTGAAAGCTGCACCCCTAGCAGTCGCCAGTCGATTGCTAGCCTTTCGTCTGTGTCCACCTGTACCGATACGCTGACTCCACGTGGATCGTGGGCATCGTTTGACCTGAGAAGCTCGGTCAATGACCCGCTCATTACCGGTGTTTTGGAACGGGTACCACCGGAAAGTGTTGACCAGAGCAATGAAAGCAAACGGCAGGAGGAACGCCAACAGGCCTTATTTGATTTGTACGCAGATGGCGAAATGGAGGAGTCCATTGAGAAACGAATGCCAGCAGAGATGCCGATGGAACATTTGGGTAATCGAATCCACGTGAAATGTCTTCATCTGAAGCTGGAGCTAGAAGTAGAGCCAATCTTTGCTTCTATGGCTATATACGATGctaaagagaagaaaaaactgtcAGAAAACTTCTACTTTGATATGAACCCGGAGTCATTGCGGCGTATGTTGGTGAACCATGTACCTTTTGCTGATATCAGCACACAGGCTCGCGAAGCAATCTTCGATATTACGAATCCAAGCAATGAACTCTACCTCGTAATCCGGTTGGAAAAAGTGCTTCAAGGAGATATCAAAGACTCGGTGGAACCATATTTGAAGGAGGACAAAGATAAATATAAAGATAAAGCAAAGTCGAATGCCGCCGATTACTGCGAACGACTTGGAAAGTACCGAATGCCTTTCGCATGGACCGGTATCTATTTGACTAGCATCTTCAATGGAGATGGCATGGAAAAGGATGATCGTGAAAGCATTGGTTCGGCGTCGAGCTCGAACAGCTTGGATCGTAAATCTTCTACCAGCAGCTTCGATCAGTTCCGGAAAAGGGCCAGCGATATGGGGACGCTTACAAGGCGCGGATCATTGGAAAGGAAGATGGAAAAGCGTCGTTCCTGGTCGCCGGATGATTTTGCCAACAGCATTGAAACTTTTCGTCCGATCACGATCACCGTGGCGAGCTTTTTCAAGCAAGAATCAGATAAAATGAAGGACGAGGAGTTGTATAAGTTTTTACCGGAATTGAAACGCCCGGCCGCACTGATGAAGAAGCACAAATGTATACCGGGTTCGATAAAAGTGGAGATTGCTCCGGCCCCGGAAGAGCTTAAATATGCGTTGACACCAGAGTTGGCAAAAATCGACCCATATCCCGATGATCATTCTCGTCCAGTAAAGGAAATTTTAGAATTCCCATCAACACCGGTACTTAATCCGCATTACGCTTACCGTAATTTACTTTTTGTCTCAACGAAGGAGCTAAACTTTTCAACACGTGCTGGTTCGGCTCGTAACATAGCGGTGCGCGTACAGCTAATGGGCGGAGAAAAGCAATCCGATGCGCTTCCCGCTATATTTGGAAGGAGCTCGTGCTCCGAATACAGTACGGAGGCTTACAGTGCTGTCAACTACCACAACAAACAGCCAACGTTTTACGATGAGATTAAAATTGAACTTCCGGcgaatttgaaacaaaaccatcacatTCTTTTCACACTGTTCCACGTTTCCTGTCAGAAGAAACCTCAGGAAGTGCAAACCACCGTTGAAACACCGGTAGGATACACCTGGCTGCCTGTACTAAAGGACGGAGGCCATTTAAATGTGGGAGAGTTCAATTTGCCTGTAATGGTTGAAGAGCCACCGAACAACTATTCCTTCATTCCGCCTGACGTTCAACTGCCTGGCACCAAGTGGTTGGACAACCACCGACAAGTATTCTCCGTTACGATCGATGCCGTTACATCCGTTCACGCACTGGATGATTATTTGGATAAGTTTATCTACCTTTGCGAATGTTTGGATATGCGCAAAGTTCCACCGCGAATCGGCGAAGGAAACATGGAGAAGGAGTTTAAGAAAACGTTGCAGGAATTACAGAGTGCCGACCAAGAGCAATTAGTGAAGAATCTGCAAGTAATACTGGATAAGCTGATCGAGTTGTTGGTAACGAGCTATAAAATTGGTGGTGAAGCATTGTCCCTCGGTCAAACAGTATTTGAAACTATTTGCCAGATATCGGATAAGATATTC TTCCTTCAGCCTGAAGAACGCTACGGACGACAAAACATACTTAGCACTTACAtacaatttcaatgcaaaattcCGCATCCTATGGATCCGAAGTGTAAACTGGCCTCACTGCAAATGCCAATTCGCCGCCCTGCGTCGGCTGAAGAAATGAATCGTAGCACAAGCAATTCCGATTTGCTGGCACTTACGGATCTAAATGCAAGTCGTACCGTTGATCGTGCGCTAAGCATGCGATCGGATGGTTGTTCTCCAGGATCGGGTGTTAAAGATGGTTTGGTACGACTGTTGCACGAAGAAATCGCTTTAAACTGGGTAGTAGCCAGTGGTTCTGCAGCCGAGCTATCCATGACTAATTCCTGGATGTTGTTTGAACTGATCGTGAAAAGTATGGTAGAACACTTGGAGCTAACGAATGCATTGAATTCTCCTCGTAAAAGTCGCTTCCCGCATCAGTACACGGACGATATCGCCACACTGGTGCATCTGGTTACGACCAAAGTAGTCGGCTACAATAGTAGCGATCCAAAACTAGCTCAATCGATAAACTCCAGCTTAGCGTTCTTCATATTCGATCTGTTAAGCATCATGGATCGTGGCTTTGTTTACGGATTGATCAAGACGTACTATAAGGTGATCATGACAAAGAGCTCATCTACTCCGGACATGATTCACTATAAGCTAGACTTTTTGCGAATCGTTTGCAGTCATGAGCATTTTGTGGCGTTAAATCTTCCCTTTGGTACCCCGTATACGGTTCTTTCTGCACCGTGTAGCCCCACTCCAAGCATTACATCGAACAACAGTCAAAACTCGTACATCAGTGCCATGACTGGCAACGATCGTGCGCTGTACGCTGATTTGAGCGTCGAGTTCCGACAGCAGCATTTTCTGGTAGGTTTGGTTCTGCAAGAACTCTCTAACGTGCTGGacatttcaaacacacaaCTTCACGGGAAAGCAATTCGTTGTCTGAGAAATCTCCTGACTTCGCATGATCTGGATCCCCGCTATAGCGAGGTCGATGCAAGAGCACGCGTTGCCGCTCTCTATCTTCCCTTGCTGGGAATTGTCATGGACGTAATACCACAACTGCATACCCCCGTGTCACAATCGCACGATCGTTTGAACACGATTGGGCAACTGGACGATTATCAAGGCCCGGCAGCTTCTGTCCCGGCGACTAGTACGATCAGTCCGGAGGTAGCATTTGCCATCTCCGGAATCCGTCGCTACAGCTACGTTTCGGAAACACCTAAACCAAAAACGGTACTAACAAACGATACCCGCAACTTGCTGGCCTGTTTTCTGTGGGTATTGAAGAATCTAGAACCAACCACTCTGATCAAGTACACGATGGGTTTAAGCCCGCATCGTGTTCATCAAATGTTACAGGTGTTGAATATCTGTATACCAAACTTTGAGTATCGCGGTAAAAAGCAACCCACCAGCACATCCAAACGAAACACTTCGAGCTTCCGTAAAACACCCGATATGCGCGAAAAGTTAGAAGAATTTATTCGTGGCACGGGATCAGCAAGAAACGATCTGATCAACCGCCGTAAAGATGGGCGCAACTCGACGGAGAAGCTTCGCTGGAAGAAGGATCAAATTCGGACTCAGTTTTACGACAGCAACATTAAGAATGAGGCAGAGTTGGAGATAAGCAATTTCATCGAAGGATCTCTGGCGACCGAGGTGTGTTTAACCATTCTGGACACATTGGAAATGATCGTGCAGGTAGCGTCCTCTTCCGAAATGCACCACAATCTGCTGGGGACGGTACTGAAAGTGTTGCTACATGCGCTGTCGCGCAATCAGAGTACGTTGGCGCTACAAAATCTATTTGCTTCCCAGCGTTCACTGGTATTCAAGTACCATAATTTGCTGTTTGACGAAGAAACAGATAATTGTGCGGatctttgtttgctgctgctgaaacATTGTGGTTCTCAGCTGCCTACCGTGCGATCGCAAGCAGCGGCATCGTTGTATTTGCTTATGCGTCAAAACTTTGAAATTGGAAAT AACTTTGCTCGCGTTAAAATGCAGGTCACTATGTCACTAAGCTCTCTCGTGGGCACCAGCTCGTCGTTTAGCGAGCAGTCCTTGCGGCGTGCATTGAAAACGATTCTTGTCTACGCGGAATCTGACACAGATCTACAGGAGACATCCTTTCCCGAGCAGGTGCAGGATTTGCTATTTAACTTACACATGATTCTCTCCGACACCGTAAAAATGAAGGAATATCAAGAGGATCCTGAAATGTTGCTCGATCTCATGAACCGTATTGCTAAGGGATACCAAAATTCTCCAGATCTTCGCCTCACGTGGTTGGAAAACATGGCGAAGAAGCACACGGAGCGTGCGAATCACACGGAAGCGGCAATGTGTTACGTGCACAGTGCCGCTCTTGTAGCCGAGTATCTTAGTATGCTGGAATCTCAAACTCACCTACCGGTTGGTGCCGTCTCGTTCAAGCACATTTCCCCGAATGCCCTAATGGAATCAGCCGTTTCGGACGATGTTGTAAGCCCCGGAGAAGATGGAATATGTCTCGGTAACAGCTTCACTGAAGGAGGCCTAAAGCTACTGCTCGATCATGCGGCCAGCGCATTCCAGGCAGCCGGCATGTATGAAGCGATGAACGATGTTTACAAGGTGTTAATACCGATTTGTGAAGCCAACAGAGATTTTCGCAAATTGGCTCAAATACACGGCAAACTGTTGGAGGCCTTCAACCGCATTGCTCAGTTGCAGGGCAAGCGTGTGTTCGGAACGTACTTCCGCGTAGGCTTCTATGGCGCAAAGTTTGGAGATCTCGATCAGCAAGAATTCATTTATAAAGAACCGACACTCACAAAGCTGCCGGAGATTTTCAGTCGATTGCAAAATTTTTACGCCGATAGATTTGGCCCGGACGTGGTACAAATCATTAAGGATTCGAATGCAGTTGAAGTCGCGAGCCTGGATCCTGAAAAGGCCTACATACAAATTACGTACGTGGAGCCGTACTTTGAGACATACGAACTGCGGTACAGGGAAACGTATTTTGAACGCAACTTTAACATAA AACGTTTCATATTTGCTACGCCGTTCACGAAATTCGGAAAAGCACATGGCGATTTGCATGAGCAGTGTAAACGCAAAACTATTCTAACCACCGCAAACCACTTCCCGTATGTTaaaactcgcatacaagtagTGCATCGGCATCAAATCGTACTGGAACCCATCGAGGTGGCTATCGAAGATATACAGAAAAAGACTGCCGAACTCGCTGCCGCTACCAATCAGGAACCGGCGGATccaaaaattttacaaatggtGCTTCAGGGTTGCATTGGTACCACCGTCAATCAGGGCCCAATGGAAATGGCTCTCGTGTTTTTATCGAACATCGCTAATGGTAACACGATACCGACCAAACATCAAAATAAGTTGCGACTGTGTTTCAAGGATTTTTCAAAAAA ATGTGCCGATGCGCTTAAAAAGAATCGTAATCTTATTCTATCTGACCAAAAGGATTACCAAAAGGAACTGGAGCGAAATTATCAGGTATTTACAGAGCGACTAGCTCCATTGATTACTATTAGTCCGTCCCAGGCCCAGGGATTGGTAGCAGTGAAGAACGACCTACACAATAATAACCGATTGACCTGTACCCTTCGGTTCTAA
- the LOC128714204 gene encoding glucoside xylosyltransferase 2 produces MRTFRYVALLAAASFLLLLYYIYRVGDRPNLGEQDSADRLPNGQSKADIRRKSYSSSSNGTEISVVVVACNERHNEALNMIKSAIMFNRNLYPLRFVVIAEEKLKLNFMEKLNDWQEMTDRIFTYEIHSLTFPRANKDEWRKLFKPCAAQRLFLPSLLQHLDAVLYVDSDTVFLSPVQEIWAMFQSFNATQFAGMAPEHEDTNAGWYNRFARHPYYGELGVNSGVMLMNLTRMRDFRWEEHILPIYREYRLQLVWGDQDILNVLFHYNPDRLYIFPCDWNYRADHCMYMSVCEAPDGVKIIHGNRGYFHSRAQPIFNLIYSTIEEFTFRTDVYSNFIRTIEESLVLPSNSNCDKLLDKFLQDPRKHFKENQYEEVT; encoded by the exons ATGAGAACCTTCCGATATGTGGCGTTGCTCGCAGCGGCgtcgtttcttttgcttctgtaCTACATCTACCGAGTTGGGGACCGGCCCAATTTGGGCGAGCAGGATTCGGCTGACCGTCTCCCAAATGGGCAATCAAAGGCTGATATTAGAAG AAAATCTTATTCTAGTTCATCGAATGGCACCGAGatctcggtggtggtggtggcatgCAACGAAAGGCACAACGAAGCCCTCAATATGATCAAGTCGGCAATAATGTTTAATCGCAACCTATACCCGCTACGCTTTGTGGTGATAGCCGAGGAGAAGCTGAAACTAAATTTCATGGAAAAGTTGAATGATTGGCAAGAAATGACCGACCGAATATTTACCTACGAAATCCATTCCCTAACATTTCCTCGGGCCAATAAGGATGAATGGAGGAAACTGTTTAAACCTTGCGCTGCGCAAAGACTGTTCCTGCCG tCACTATTGCAACATTTGGATGCAGTGCTGTACGTAGATTCCGATACCGTATTTCTGTCGCCAGTACAGGAAATATGGGCCATGTTTCAGAGCTTCAACGCAACTCAGTTCGCGGGCATGGCACCGGAGCATGAAGATACGAATGCCGGATGGTACAATCGTTTCGCACGGCATCCCTACTACGGAGAGCTAGGAGTGAACTCAGGTGTCATGCTGATGAACCTTACGCGAATGCGAGACTTTCGCTGGGAGGAACACATACTACCGATATATCGCGAGTATCGCTTACAGCTTGTGTGGGGCGATCAGGATATACTGAACGTGTTGTTCCACTACAATCCGGACCGGTTGTATATTTTTCCCTGCGATTGGAACTATCGCGCCGACCATTGCATGTACATGAGCGTGTGCGAGGCTCCGGATGGGGTGAAGATCATCCACGGCAATAGAGGATACTTCCATTCGCGGGCACAGCCCATTTTTAATCTTATCTACTCGACCATCGAAGAGTTTACATTTCGGACCGATGTTTACAGCAACTTCATACGCACAATCGAAGAATCGCTGGTGCTACCAAGCAACTCGAACTGTGATAAACTGTTGGACAAATTCTTGCAAGATCCGCGCAAACATTTCAAGGAGAATCAATACGAAGAGGTGACGTAG